A stretch of the Porites lutea chromosome 12, jaPorLute2.1, whole genome shotgun sequence genome encodes the following:
- the LOC140921842 gene encoding uncharacterized protein: protein MPRYLGIDYLADALQQKRNMRSQMLLTIPSHLENVEAYSHNGKVGKNIGRIPWEREIWSLFYIPESAFKLSSKQPVDYLSQLTGSVQLPEPYSLQTGTVEDIVPSSNPDSPLVSFDVWSDLEEEVANYVVSALTPDKEEFQAINENLNGKHVVLLMSALHISDSMKDKLEEMESIDYFHESLQRIPRVKALCSRLKTKPVEDPLLLDREGNPLQEKNLPRMEFKVNILEECKKKPTNTDKEIFLKILNNDTAKERDFTMQNEEIEDIISSVIPSVQPACTVKAQQSLGLLKETQSEVEKSELLSVGQFAFEDTEPFLDKTATDSTKTTMKKNDFVTLNSEDDSKPEDFLKEQQLLESPSHLSDFLVTDKNSRNFINALEKFKLPTDIESPPMTPTKVSQCIQSIWENERILFNEHLAMVFPVPSTSRERRKGHTMTLVQVALKKLTLSQECLSGQLELGLPWDPLAKSVTAIETCRRNLQRLSAWSDKGDKAEHVDIRSRALSHSGETFCKKNLQGDKQQLPSNEGLPQTSMEESSCKIQAERHPGHELVPTAATTENQSTLDTSKGPARKVQRSTITKSVATKSSITAKEENISFVVPSTTSDVLRQKQTSSGLEDFLLLRKGKHDTLKPPSHRQCTPPKTVVKAAKVRPSVFTKDTSVSDQGAPKKPAEETKGSGCQVQQQNITVELSDEFQDVLNELIAQVRPLLSRLQDNGVIPQSKTLSTLNPEYTRFVLKQAEMSVRKTEENDLETPIFCMTVCLHALVSSVDILMQSGLEAAIAYLSSTQEKYGGSLRGALESTRRYLFETHFSFRQRKVLHPKLLKLLGLAAQWSKEGKASHLTAAIFTYAFPQNLNNEIIETLSGVNGVQVRLYTSATEINEVVCDGNLVIYVVSALSVTEDFPWGSFDFVLDYDLNAVMRREELSSSRRLKAHINLRTKAETQLDQNCAPEVQGSGPQFREIQVDDQFIFIGSDKITLHVDLLQLLETKHNVLIYERQYSYPRPRDPLTKMCLQPDIMIDERTCIHLQHLTSLADEDKYEGLRDTVLSLSLKCNKCCVILYSSKEPE, encoded by the exons ATGCCAAGATACCTTGGGATAGACTATCTTGCGGAT GCTTTGcagcaaaaaagaaacatgcGATCTCAGATGCTGCTCACAATACCAAGCCATCTAGAAAATGTTGAAGCATATTCACATAAcggaaaagttggaaaaaacatTGGCCGTATTCCATGGGAGAGAG AAATTTGG TCTCTTTTCTATATTCCAGAAAGCGCCTTTAAGCTGTCCAGTAAACAGCCTGTAGACTACCTGTCACAGCTCACAGGCTCAGTTCAACTTCCAGAGCCGTACAGTCTACAAACCGGAACTGTTGAGGATATAGTTCCCAGCTCAAACCCAGACTCTCCTTTAGTATCTTTTGATGTGTGGTCCGATCTAGAAGAGGAGGTTGCAAACTACGTTGTCAGCGCTCTAACCCCTGATAAAGAAGAGTTTCAAGCTATAAATGAAAACCTGAACGGTAAGCATGTAGTTTTGTTAATGTCAGCGTTGCATATAA GTGATTCCATGAAAGACAAATTAGAGGAGATGGAGAGCATAGACTATTTTCATGAGTCTCTTCAGAGGATACCTAGAGTCAAGGCATTATGTTCAAGATTAAAAACCAAACCTGTTGAAGATCCTCTTTTACTGGACAGGGAAGGAAATCCTCTCCAGGAGAAAAATCTCCCAAG gatGGAATTTAAAGTAAATATCCTGGAGGAATGTAAAAAGAAGCCAACAAACACAGACAAAGAAATATTCTTGAAGATTCTGAATAATGATACAGCTAAAGAG CGTGATTTTACAATGCAAAATGAAGAAATCGAGGACATCATTAGCTCGGTCATTCCTTCAGTCCAGCCAGCCTGTACTGTTAAAGCACAACAATCACTCGGACTACTCAAAGAGACACAATCTGAAG TGGAAAAATCAGAGTTACTATCAGTGGGTCAGTTTGCTTTTGAAGACACTGAACCCTTTTTGGATAAGACAGCTACAGACTCAACGAAGACCACAATGAAAAAGAATGACTTCGTAACCCTGAATAGTG AAGATGATTCAAAACCCGAAGATTTCCTGAAGGAGCAACAGCTATTGGAATCTCCATCTCACCTCTCAGACTTCCTGGTTACTGACAAAAATAGCAGGAACTTTATCAATGCTCTGGAAAAGTTTAAATTGCCGACGGATATTGAAAG CCCACCAATGACACCTACTAAGGTATCGCAGTGTATCCAAAGCATATGGGAGAATGAGAGAATTCTCTTTAATGAACATTTGGCGATGGTCTTTCCTG TACCAAGCACTTCACGAGAAAGAAGAAAGGGACACACCATGACTTTAGTTCAAGTAGCCTTAAAGAAGTTAACGCTGTCACAAGAGTGCTTGAGTGGACAGTTAGAATTAGGACTACCATGGGATCCTTTAGCTAAGTCAGTGACCGCAATAGAGACTTGTCGCAGAAATCTACAACGCCTTTCAGCATGGAGTGATAAAGGAGACAAAGCTGAACACGTTGACATCAGAAGCAGGGCGCTTTCACATTCGGGTGAAACCTTTTGCAAGAAAAACCTTCAAGGTGATAAACAAC AACTTCCATCAAATGAAGGATTACCACAGACGTCAATGGAAGAATCTTCATGCAAGATACAAGCCGAAAGACACCCAG GACATGAGTTAGTACCTACTGCAGCCACTACTGAGAACCAAAGTACATTGGACACGTCCAAAGGCCCCGCAAGGAAAGTGCAACGTTCCACAATCACCAAATCAGTTGCGACAAAAAGTAGCATAACTGCAAAAGAGGAAAACATATCCTTTGTTGTTCCAAGCACGACCTCCGACGTTTTAAGACAGAAACAAACTTCAAGCGGTCTTGAAGACTTTTTACTGCTGAGAAAAGGAAAACATGACACTTTGAAGCCACCCAGTCATCGTCAGTGCACGCCACCAa AAACAGTCGTGAAGGCAGCAAAGGTTCGCCCGTCCGTCTTTACCAAAGATACAAGTGTATCAGACCAGGGAGCACCTAAAAAACCTGCCGAAGAAACAAAAGGCTCTGGGTGCCAAGTCCAGCAGCAAAACATAACCGTTGAACTTTCAGACGAGTTCCAAGATGTCTTAAATGAGTTGATCGCACAAGTGAGACCCCTTCTGAGTAGGCTTCAAGACAATGGTGTCATTCCACAGTCCAAGACACTCTCAACCTTGAATCCAGAATACACAAGATTTGTGCTAAAGCAGGCTGAGATGTCTGTaagaaaaacagaggaaaacgaCCTGGAAACTCCGATATTTTGCATGACTGTGTGCTTACATGCGTTGGTTTCCTCTGTTGATATTCTCATGCAGAGTGGTTTAGAGGCAGCAATAG CATACCTAAGCTCAACTCAGGAAAAGTATGGCGGTTCATTACGAGGAGCCCTTGAGTCGACACGAAGATATCTCTTTGAAACACATTTCTCTTTCCGGCAACGGAAGGTTCTGCACCCCAAGCTTTTAAAGTTGCTTGGTCTTGCAGCACAGTGGAGCAAAGAAGGAAAAGCAAGTCACTTAACAGCAGCAATCTTTACTTACGCTTTTcctcaaaatttaaacaacGAAATCATTGAAACCCTTTCAGGTGTGAATGGGGTTCAAGTGAGGCTATATACATCAGCTACGGAGATAAATGAAGTAGTTTGTGATGGAAACCTAGTTATTTATGTTGTAAGCGCTCTTTCTGTTACCGAGGACTTTCCCTGGGGCAGTTTTGACTTCGTGCTAGACTATGACCTCAACGCCGTGATGAGAAGAGAAGAACTTTCGAGTAGCCGTAGACTTAAAGCCCACATAAACCTCAGAACAAAGGCAGAAACTCAGTTGGATCAAAATTGTGCCCCAGAAGTGCAAG GCAGTGGCCCTCAGTTCAGAGAAATACAGGTCGATGACCAATTTATATTCATCGGCAGCGATAAAATTACACTTCATGTAGATCTACTGCAGCTCCTCGAGACAAAGCATAACGTGCTGATTTACGAAAGACAGTATAGTTATCCCAGACCGAGAGATCCCTTAACCAAGATGTGTTTACAGCCAGATATAATGATAGACGAGAGGACCTGCATTCATCTACAGCACTTAACTTCTTTGGCTGATGAAGACAAATATGAGGGTCTCAGAGACACCGTGCTTTCATTGTCCCTTAAATGCAATAAGTGTTGTGTTATTCTGTATTCCAGCAAGGAACCAGAGTAA